The segment GAGCTCCACAAACTATGTCTTGATGCACCAAAGTACGGCAATGACAATCACATGGTGGATGATATCGCTGGAGATATGTTTACCTTTATCGCAGATGAAATTGAAAAGTATAATAGTAAATTTGGTACTATGACTCCAGGGATCCTCCCTGTGTCAGGTAACACTCCATTTGGTCTTGAGGTTGGGGCTCTTCCTTCCGGGCGTAATGCATGGAAACCGCTAGCTGACGGAGTAAGCCCTAGTGGAGGAACTGATTTCAACGGTCCTAGTTCAGTATTGAAGTCAGTAGCAAATATACCTCATGCTAGATTCGTCCAGGGAACCCTTTTGAATATGAAAGTTGAGCCTAGCATGTTGACAACAGAAAACGGAATAACTCAGATGATGGCCTTGCTAAAGGGTATGTGCAGCCTAGGAGTTTATCATGTTCAGTTCAATGTAATAGATCAGGAGAAATTAATTCGTGCCCAAAAAAATCCTGAAGAGTATAAAGGACTTTTAGTTAGAGTAGCTGGATATACAGCTTACTTTGTAGAACTTGGGAAAGATGTGCAGGACGAAATAATCGGGCGCACAGTACAGCATGGTATTTCTGTGGGGTGATCTTAATGAATGATAATGCAACGGTTATGGGTTCTGTTCTTAGAATCGAAAGGACATCCATTCACGATGGGGAAGGGCTTCGAACAGTACTCTTCCTCAAGGGGTGTCCCCTTAGATGTCGCTGGTGTTCGACTCCTGAGTCCCAACGATTCGAACTTGAGAAAGGGTATGCCTTCGATTTATGCGTAGAATGTGGAATATGTGTGCGTTCGTGCCCCGAGGGGGCCCTTTCATTATTGGAGGGTGGTCTAAAAGTAATTACTGATCCATCAAAATGTAAGAAATGTTTTATATGTGTAGCAAAATGTCCTCGTAGGGCCTTCAAACAATATGGCAGCCTAATGTCTGTGGAGGAGGCAGTACGAGAAATCGCCAAGGATGAAATTTTCTTTTTTCACTCAGGTGGTGGGGTCACTTTAAGTGGAGGCGAACCCTTAATTCAACCCGAGTTTGCCTCAAAAGTCCTGCAGGAATGCAGGAAACTTGGAATTCATACTGCCATTGAGACCAGCTTTCATGTACCATATGAAAATATCGAAAAAATTCTGCCCTGGCTCAATATCCTATATGTTGATATTAAACATATGGATAAGGATTTTCATAAACAGTTGATCGGGTACGATAACTCACTTATCCTAGATAA is part of the Desulfitibacter sp. BRH_c19 genome and harbors:
- a CDS encoding glycyl radical-activating protein — its product is MNDNATVMGSVLRIERTSIHDGEGLRTVLFLKGCPLRCRWCSTPESQRFELEKGYAFDLCVECGICVRSCPEGALSLLEGGLKVITDPSKCKKCFICVAKCPRRAFKQYGSLMSVEEAVREIAKDEIFFFHSGGGVTLSGGEPLIQPEFASKVLQECRKLGIHTAIETSFHVPYENIEKILPWLNILYVDIKHMDKDFHKQLIGYDNSLILDNIKKVDQSKYQLEIIVRIPMIPGVNDSDSNMSETVEFSRSIKKLKEIELLAYHRLGIETYRHLEMDYTLKDLIPPSREQILEQAAYLSNQNPTVPIRVGGGLGVG